The region ctgtctgtctgtctctctccccccctctctctctctctcatccatcatCCATAATCTTCTTTCCCCCATCTGTGCATCACACGTGTCTCGTCAGCCTTCCCCATGACGTaatccttcttccccttccttctttccttccttccttccttcctcccttccttccttccttccctctgaaAGCCTTATCGTCTTCATCCTCCACATCAGTCCTACGCCACGTTCACTCTCATGATTTTATGTTTGGGCAAGATTTGGTTTCTGTTTTGCTGGGTTTAATCTCACAGGGTTGAAATGAAATTCTGTTTTTGAAAGAGCAATTTTTTCatgatctttatttatttattttttcttcttctgaaagtGTTTCTTATTAAACGTTCCCTTTTTATCGTTTAAATCAGcctgttttagtgtgtgttttatATACGTTATGATGcagaaatgtgtgtgatgtgtgtgtgtgtgtgtgtgtgtgtgtgtgtgtgtgtgtgtgtgtgtgtgtgtgtgtggactacaCCTGCcttctcggtctttctgtctgtctgtctctgtctctgtctcctcctctctccctctctctctccccccccctctctctctctccctctccctatctccctctctctccctcactctccctctctctcactccctctcccccctctccctctctctctctctcactttccctctccctcactttccctctcacttctcactctctctgtctctccctctccccacctctctctctcccattctctctctctatcgctctctcccccatctctctctccctctctctcttttactctgccccctctctgtctctctctgtcatcaccctctctgtctatgtctccccaCTTTGTCTACGCACAGCCAACCAATCACGTTATGAAGTCTGATTATCGCCCTAAAAAAGCGACATtttctggaaaacacacacacacacacacacactcgcgcgcacgcacgcacgcacgcacgcacacacacacacacgcacgcacacacacacacacacacacacgcgcacacacacacacacgcacgcacgcacgcacgcacacacacactgaaaactgaaaactgaaaaaaaccctgaaaaactgAAGTCTTCTCTCCTCATCTTCTGCAGAATGGAGGAGGACCCGTTGCTTCTGGAAGACGACCTGCTGGAGCTGCAGGAGCTGACTCACCAGACCCCTTACTCCCCATACTCCCTGcactccctcttcccaccccacctccaggcccccccacaccacccctacctccaccaccacctcccaggCCTTCGCCGCAAGCGCTTCGTGGTGACCCACAGCATGATCGAGCAGGGCCGCCTGAACATGGCACTGCTCATCAACTTCATCCTGGCCATCCTCTGCATCaacctcttcttcatcatcgtcatcctgtgGTCCAAGACTTTGAGGCAGGTTCCAAGGATGATGCTAGATCAtagatgatgatggatgatagaTGATGAACATgttgaaagtggtggtggtggtgttggtggtggtgttggtgttggtggtggttggtcgtggtcatcatcaacatcatcattgtcatcatcatcatcattatcctatgGTCCAAGACTTTGAAGtaggtcgtgatgatgatgatgatgatgatgatgatgatgatgatgatgatgaacctcttcttcatcatcatcatcctgtggTCCAAGACTTTGAAGtaggtggtggtgacgatgatgatgatgattgatgatgatgataacacatcTTCTTCatcgtaataatgataataataatagtatttatatagcgctgaatcttgtgcagagacaaatcaaagcgctttcgcaccagtcattcacacgcatgcataactctaaaactggagaaactgaagacaaggaaaaggcagggaagggaggctgttttgggaagaggtgggttttaaggccggacttgaaagagctgagtgcggagacctgacgaagcgaaagaggaagttcgttccaattgcaaggtccagagacagagaaagaacggcggccaacagtcgagtgtgtTTGAATTAgggtatgtgtaaacaaagtggatccgaagccgatcgtagtaagcgagatggagtgtagaggtgaaggcagccacagagataggaaaagGCGGATTTGTGAATCATCCTGTGGTCCAAGACTTTGAGgaaagtagatgatgatgataatgatgatgatggtgtggttatGGATACACACATACCATCTATATTTGGTCAGAGTTTTTCAAACACAGAGTTATCAATTTTGTACAGCAGGCTGCCTTGCCTATCTGGGtagatcccacacacacacgcacgcacgcacgcacgcacacacacacacacacacacacacacacacacacacacacacacacacacacacacacacacacacacacacacacacacacacacacacacacattaacgtgtatgacccttttctTTAttcacctcgccatgtaggcagccatgctccgttttgtgcatgctgggtatgttcttctttgtttccacaacccaccgaacgctgacatgaattacaggatctttaacgtgcgtagttgatcttctgtgtacATATCACAcgcgaaggggtttcaggcactaacagacctgcacatacattgacctggaagatcggaaagtGTCTCCACCCTTAACCTGCCAGGTGTGTCGGGGATCGAACCCGGGAAACTCGGGCAAGATCCCAGGTGccatttgcattgcttggttctaactttttgacagttacacgtgactaaatgcctacgttgaccgaactacgccattggtcagttccatactacacacagttagtagcggggttacgaccatactaggctcttccgtccgagcaatgcaactagccCCTggcagcgctctaaccattttaCCACAGCACCCGTCTAGTAGTTATTGGATTATTGGTTTGGGTCTTGGGTTTGGTTTTCGGTTTTTGGTTTcggttgtgttctgtttgtgttgggttaggttgggttcGGTTCGGTTGTAtcgggctgggttgggttgggttttgggttgggttaggttgggttcGGTTCGGTTGTATTGGGCTGGGTTGGGATGGGTTCTGGTTTGGGTTTAGGTTGatctgggttgggctgggttggctTTGGGATGAGTAAGGTTGGGTTCGGGTTGAGTCAGGTTGGGTGGAGTTGGGCTGGGTCGCATTGGGTTGGGGCTAAGGGTTGGGGTGGTTCATCATGCGGTGTGGTCGGGATGGTGGTTGGGTGAGTCGTGGTGTGACggagggtgtggtgatgtgtatgGTGGAAAGGGTCTATGCTGTAGGGTGTCAAATTCATCCTGGTTATCCTCTGTAATCAACCTCttttttcatcgtcatcaccctgTGGTCCAAGATGTTTAAAGATTAGCTTGGGACTCGGAGctctgttttgtgttgaatttTGAATGGTGTTTGGACTGGTTTGGGTTCGACAGGATTAGACTGCGTTGGATTGCATTGGGTTTGAGCTTAAGTTTGGattggggttgggttgggcttATGGTTAGGCTTGAAATGGCTTGGGCTGGGTTTGGTATGGCGGGGTGTATGGTGGCGGTATTGGTAATATGGTGTAGAGTGTGATGTGGTGCTTTGCTCTCTTCTGTGTGCGAGCGTATTTGTTTGACTATCAGTGTGcatttttcttcagaatgttttttttttttgccagggacaatccctttgttgccctgggttcttttacgtgcgctaagtgcacgccgCTGCAGACAGGACCTCGAATTAtcatcacatccgaatgactagcacccagatcaccaccactcaaggtcaagctATTGGGAAAGGGTGAGGGACGGGGGATGGGGATCGTTGAGTAAAAAATCCTGGCCCGTATGAGCTATAGAGAATCGAACCCATCCGGACACTCGCTTCTTAGTGAGGCgccttaccactgggccaccactgcactgcactgtctgCTGATGGCTGTTCCTTTTTGCAGGTCCAGCTCCAAGCACCTGCTGATCGTTAGCGTGGCTTTCGCGGACCTGATCCAGGGCCTCTTCATCCTGCCCATCATCACGGACCTTAGCAACAAGCCCAACGCGGACTTCGACTGCACCACGTTTCAGGTAtgaatgtgtgggggtggagggggagagtggggtaggggtgggggttgagggtgggtgacgtggggtaggggagagattgggaatgggtggggggcggttggttgtgtatgtgttgggggtggggtagggtgagggtgtgtgacgcggtagaggaaggaggagggatgggggatggtggggggttgtgtgtgagggaaagggtggggggtgtcagtTGGGAGGAGGTGAAGGGTAAAGagatatccctccctccctgtattattattagtagtagaggtagtagtagcagcggtattagttttcttcttcttcttcttcttctttgtgaagATATAGTTGAGGGAGAAAAGGCTATGTGACAACACACAATATAGCACAATTCTCGCTCAGACTCGCGCGTTCTTAACCAGGGACTTCACACAAATATAATAGATCTAACTCCTGTTATCTGCCACCAATTTTTATTAACACATAAAAATACTGATAATACAAATTGGTTCATGTAATAATACATTAATTTACAGATTTATTCtaactgtttttcttttattcacagTCTTCACAATTTAACAGTTAATAGAAGGATACACCGTCTATCACTCACACAACAGCAAGTGCCTTTAGTCCGAAGAGCAGTTGAGAAAGTCCAAAGAATCCTGTACAGTTCACATAACACTTATAGTTCGAGAAGCAGTCGAGAAGTCCACAAGAATCCTCCACGTAGAACAGCCTCTCACACTAGTCACAGATTTCTGCTACACTCTCGGCAGCACACCAGCGCTACTCCGCGCTTTTACACCACACAACAGGGCACTAcacagtgcctacacacacacataaactgggGCGCTCCACCACGCCTCTGAACAACACAAAACCCGGCATTACACAGTACCTCCACACCCCGGCACCCACTACAGCTCCTAGCAGTGGTCGCACTGCCCACTAGGGACAGTTCCAGCCTGGCGGACGTCGTCGAGGCACTACTGGCCAACTCTCCTTGCTGACCTCCTTGCCTCTGAACAGCTACTCCTTCTCCAAGGAGCTGACGTACACGATGAGGCTATTCCTAGTCAACCCTCCACGGCTGACCTTATACCAAAGACTTGGCTCCACCCCGGAACCGTGTAGACTGTCCAGTCTGCATCTCCAACGTCACAAATGCCCTACTCTCTGGGGCGCTATAAACCGGTCTTCTTCAACCGTCAAGCCTTCATACGTCTTTCCTCTTCGCTGTTCTATGATCGACTCCCCTACACAGCCCAATTCACGCGCTCTGTGCGCGTGGGTTTCTTCTGATTGGTCAACTCAAACCACATGTCCCCCACAAAATCCAATAATTCAAGCGCTTACATTCGCTCGCTCCCATTTCAATAACATAGGTGTTAAAGGTTCCAGCTTTATCAACAATTATCGAAATTACCCAAAATCGCTGACTGAAGGATATACTTTTTTAAAGCCAGGACGGTTCAATAAACTATTTACACACCAGAGCACATAAAATTTATTAATTTAGATACATATTTTATAgattatatagtatatatatatatatatatatatatatattcaagcgCAAATTAGCCCTGAACCACCCCGCGCAGAATGAGTCATGCCATTGGAACTTTGAGTTACGTCAATTGAGAATTGCGTCATCTCAAGGGCGGTAATCTACCTTCTTTAGCAATGAAAATTCTGTACAACTTATTTcctgacattcttcttcttcttcttcttcttcttcttcttatcatcatcatcagtgtcatcatcatcatcattagtagtgtagtagtagtagtagtaccagcagcagtattagttttcttcttcttctttttcctcttcctagtagtagtagtcgtagcagtagtagtagtagtcgtcgtcttcttcttcttcttatcattagtatcatcatcatcatcgtcgtcgtcatcattagtagtagtagcagcaatattagttttcttcttcttcttcttcttcttcttctcattagtattatcatcatcatcaacgtcaccattagtagtagtagtagtagtagtagtagtagtagtggtagtagtagcagtagtagtagtatttgttccATAAAAACCTGGTGAATGATTTCTATCcggtctcttccttcctttcaggtGGCCAGACTGTTCGCCGATTTTCTCATCCCATCCATCACCACTCTTGGAGTCCTGGCACTGAACTTGGACTACGTGTTGCGTCTCGTCTGCAACGCTTACTCGGAAGGAACCAGCAGAGCCGTCATTATGTGTAAGTCTGTAGTGCACATACCGGATCGCCTGTTTTTGTCCTGGCTGAACTGAAATGAAGTGggatggccttgtggtaacgcgtccgcctaggaagcgagaaactCTGAGCGTACTGGTTTCGAATCCGcccgcagtcgccagtattttctccccttccactagaccttgagtgggtggtctggaatctatagtcattaggatgagacgataaactgaaaggtcctatgtgcagcatgcgcttagcgcacgtaaaaagaacccactgcaacaaaagggttctctctctaaaaaaaaaaaaaaaaaaaaaaaaaaaaagaaagaaagaaagactccatggcaacgagagtgtagaagaaatccactctaataggtgcacacactcacacagacacacacagacccacaaacacacacacacacacgcacgcacacacacacacacacacacacacacacacacacacacacacggatgcaagACATCGTTTATTGCTTCCTTGGCTCACAAAAcgcaaaccaaagcaaaaatagCGGCTGATCGGCCACCTTGTTGTTtttgatacacacgcacacgcactcacacacacacacacacccacacacacacacacacacacacacacacacacacacacacacacacacacacacacacacacatatgccacacacaaacacgcgcacacacacacacacgcacgcacacacacacacacacacacacacacacacacacacacacgcacatacacacggatGCAAGATAAAATCATTTAATGCTTCCTTGGCTCTCAAAAcgcaaaccaaagcaaaaatagCGGCTGATCGGCTACCTTTTTGTTATAgataaacacgcacacgcactcacacacacacacacacacacacacacacacac is a window of Babylonia areolata isolate BAREFJ2019XMU chromosome 5, ASM4173473v1, whole genome shotgun sequence DNA encoding:
- the LOC143282410 gene encoding uncharacterized protein LOC143282410, whose protein sequence is MEEDPLLLEDDLLELQELTHQTPYSPYSLHSLFPPHLQAPPHHPYLHHHLPGLRRKRFVVTHSMIEQGRLNMALLINFILAILCINLFFIIVILWSKTLRSSSKHLLIVSVAFADLIQGLFILPIITDLSNKPNADFDCTTFQVARLFADFLIPSITTLGVLALNLDYVLRLVCNAYSEGTSRAVIMCALFVTPWVLSCVLLVPIYVVGVQKVSLYNSFSTCHVVFVGGYARALLVLSYILYGFVLLVLTVVVAVMYLVKREQLGLDVTGERVHAPFDICLASFILVLFYTPIFLFTLLTTEGYLGCTGRDECRTLNWSYTLSLWLMFTKSWVMPMAWFFGRDTLKGIREVFTCC